A window of Gossypium hirsutum isolate 1008001.06 chromosome D13, Gossypium_hirsutum_v2.1, whole genome shotgun sequence genomic DNA:
TTATCATcatgtaataattattatgttttcttTCAAATCCACTTTTAGTATTGTAAAGTCTCATTTATACCATATGCCAATATTTCTCTCTAAACATATGCAATTCTGCGTTCTCTCTATTGAAGCTACTTTGTGTTTATGCCTATGTTACTCCGTAGGTTTCTGACAAGGATTGAAGGATCTTTTTAAATTATATCTTCATATCCACGTGGGAATCGAGCATGAGTATTTTAATAAACATGAAGCGTCAAAGCAACATAAGTTTAAACACATTGATTGTGTTCCTTGGAAGGTTTTGTTAATTTCATCATCCCTCGGATGCATCACTATGATAATGAAATTTCATGGAGATAATATAGTTTCATAAATTCTGTTATAATCACAATGTTAACTACTGAGTGTGTCGGTTTCCAATTATAGCATTATGTCTAAAAGTACATTTTTCTATTATGTGCGTGTAATTATTTAGTTTATCCGAGAAAAACATTAGATTATTTGGTCTTGTTGGTCTTACCCTGTTGACGCTTTTTTTAAGTTGTGTTATTTCTTGCAGATACAGAGGAAGTTCAGGGATGTGCTGTGAGCCTGTACTCCATTCATTTTTCTTGAGATTGGGCGATTtgcattttataaatatatttctcGGGTATTCATAGCAATGCATACAAGTGACCATGAACTAACTCCAGTTATACGAGTGGGTGACTCATGTTGGGTATGTTCTATTTTTTCTAAATTGTTTCATGTATTTGGAGATATGTCCGAATCTGTGTAAAGAAAATTACAATGGAGATATGACGTTGCTGCATCGTCTCAGGTGCTAAGTTGCTTCCTTTCATTAGCCCTTCGCCTGATATCTTGGATTAACCGTGTAATGTTGAGGTGAGAAGATCCCCCTATTTCAACAGCCTTATTTGCCATTTCTCCAAGTCCCTTAGCTCTCTTTCTTCTCTCTTCTCCTTCCTCTCCTTCATCCATCAGCTTTTCAATAGCCTCTTTAACATCTTCTTTCTTCACTAATACTCCAATTTTCTCTTCTTCGCCCCACCTCATTGGCTCCTCTACTCCCACCCTCACTCCGATTTCAAGAATTTGTACAGCCAGTTTCTCATTGGCAAACTGATCTGCAAAAAGCGGCCAAGTTATTAATGGAACACCGGCGGAGATGCATTCGATCGTCGAGTTCCAACCACAATGAGTTAAGAACCCTCCAATAGCTGGATGCGACAGTATTAGCACTTGCGGCGCCCAACCCCGGATCACAAGCCCTCTTCCTTTCGTTCTTTCCTCGAAACCATCCTCTGAAATCCACTTGTCTAATTCATTTGATGCATCACTTCCTCTTATAACCCAAATAAATGGCCTATTGGATGCCTCTAGGCCTAAACCGAGCTGTATTGTTTGTGGGGGTGTCACATTCGATATGCTTCCCAGACAAGCATAGATTACGGTACCTGGTTTTTGAGAATCAAGCCATCCCAAGAGCTGTTGTTCATCAACCGAGGCCTTGTTGCCTCTCTGAGCTTTATCCATTGCCTCCTTGTTACATAGAGAAACCGGACCAATGCACCATACTTTGTCCTCCCTTGTCTTCTTGTATTCCTTAACATATTCAGGTTCCATCTCTTCAAAAGAGTTTACGATGACACCGTAAGACTCGAGATCTGCCTTTTTCCGTTCCTCAGAATATTGCTTGAGGTTTTCATGCAAAACTTGTGGGATTTGGCATTTAGTGAACTCAACTTCGTGGGGCATGTTAGGCATAACGAAGTACTCTGTCTCGGAGGTTACTTGGTCAAGTACGTTGGAGATACGTAAATTATGGAGACAAACAAGAAGAAAGCAACAAACTCCCTGGAACACGATACGCGGAATCTGAAACTGGTTGGCAATGTCGAGCGTGTAGAGCAACAACACATCAGAAAGGATACAGGTGGGGCGTGGCGTTAGCTCAGGGAACAGTTTTCTGACTGGTTTTTCGAGCATGTTGGCTGCTTGGAAGAAATGCAAGGCTAAGCTAAAGGAAGGCAGCATGTCAAAGCTCTCGCACCCTTCCGGCAATCCAAATTCGGCACATGGAAACTGAAACTCGAGTAGACGGATGGAGAGCCCCGATTCCATGGCACGATCGAGGGTTGCCTTAAATCTTGCTGCATTTCGAGGCGTTGTAATGATGGTTATAATCACGCCTCGCTGTGCCAGCAATCTAGCAATGTCAATCATAGGGGTCATATGGCCTTGAGCCATGAAGGGAAACACCACAAAGTGAAGCTGCTGCTCCTCTTGGGTAGGAGTAGCCATCGAAACTGTTGAAACTAAATCATAAGCTTAGTATATTAGTCTGATTCCATATATctatataaaatttgatatttttattatgcgtgtaatattttagatattttaatatattgcatgtaaaacaaaaaagaaaaagaactggTTAAGTGTGATTGGTTTTGCAGGTGAGGTAAGTGCATACATAAGCATTTTTGTCTATTTAAGTAGAAGTGACTGAGGTGTTTCTCATTTGTCAAATTAAATTGCAATTGAAGTGCTGGGCGGCTATTATTGATTTTTAAGTAGTCATAAAATGTCGTATACGGAATCAACTTTGACTGGTGGAGACTTACAAGCCAAACGTATTAACAACAAGCTTGTGACAAACGACCGAACATTAAATATGAAAACTATGATTTTGAACTAAAATATGCTGGTTGAAAGTCCATCGTTTGACTTTCCTACTTAGCTTTGGATCTTCGGATGTGAAACAGGAGATTTCGGTTTGGAAGAGATAATAGAGCTTTGACCCACATTGATCAATCAGAATATTGAAATTCCTTGGCATGAGTAAAGCCTCCCTGATGATTTGCAGAATAAAGTGCAGTGGTACCAAGCTAGATATTGACCTGGTCTGTTTACTAATAGGTAAGCCACATCGTACCTTTTTGGAAAAGGACCATTAGCTAACTTGAATGGAGTAGGAGTAGCAGGTGAGCTGTTGGAGAAGGACAAACTATATGTATGCTGTTGGAAACTAGAGAACCATTGTAGAGCGATCTGTCTGGCATAATGAATGAGGTTCAAATGGTTTTGCTTCCAGGCCTTGGAAGATAACTTCATATCTATGAATAAAAATACACCCAACATTAGGAATTTGTCAAGACATACGTTGAGGGAATTCCTATCAGATAGCAACCAAACTTTTATGAAGTCACTTATTGGGGTTTCCCTCAGAAGATGAGTACGTATGCCTAGATTACAACCAAATCAAATGGACTTTGCAAAAGTACAATGGAGAAACAGATGGCCAACAGACTCAGCTTCAAAGAGGCAAAAAAAACACACATTTGTTATCAAAGCTCACCAGTCTTTCAGTTATTTCAGCCTTCCAAGGAAGGCTATTGTTAAAATGGTCACTGAAATCAATGAATTACAAAGAAGAAGCTCGAACAGAATTGGAAATGGAGAATGATTCAATTCATTCatctaaataaggttacaagTTTTCTTTATATAGtatttgttgacaccatttttttgataaaacagggttgacttggattttgaaaacgaaaacgggagtcgccaccaatccttttttataagGTGGGATCGAATAACCTTgaaaaaagtggttgttttttaataaacgatttgattttattaaaataacgattttggtcTGCAAAATACAGAAAatggttcaggagtcggttacgtactaggaaggattagcaccctcgtaacgcccaaaaattggtacctagttgattagttaatgtcttagtgtcgaagagtgaaaactttgaagagatttaaaatacgatcctttattgaaatgttgaaaattttatggaaaatgggcatatttcacgttaatcgagaaagagaatcatatccagtaagttaggacacaatgtttcgaattcccgatacgcgaatggaTGCTAAAAatttgcttatttaaaagatatttaactatctcggattttaaaataaagagatcaagcccagtaagttagaacttgatattttcttaatttccgAAATCGTTTAAAGCTTAGGTTTGAAAAAAGACTCGCGTATTTAGATTCATCgtaaaaatcgaaacccagtaagttagggtacgaccttctcgaatttctaaacgcAAGACATTGccttactttgaaattttaaaaggatatttggctatttggtcgaacgagaaaaatcgaaacccagcacattagggcacgttttctcgaattttcaaacgcaaaatattgccttattttgaaatttttaaaaggatatttggctatttggtcaaacgagaaaagtcgaaacccagcacattagggcacgttttctcaaatttccaaacgcaaaatattaccttatttagaaaaattttccttttttgaagtatggtgttaatatgcataatgGAATAATAAACATGGTAAtgtgaataaaaataatatgagcaaaaaacgaaaaataaaaaaaatcaaatcaatcatatatatacaaaacaagtgaataaaaaaactaaaatattaaaaaatacgggcatataaatatataaataaataacaagtaaaacaataataacaataaagaaaatagataaaaattataaaatgtaaaaatatatatgtacatataaaggAAACATATATGTATGTGGatacataaaattatgaaaatatgagaaaaatatgtatatatattttaaaattattaaatataaaagtttataCAAGTATGTATATACACGTTTATGtatataaagtttataaaaaaaacatataagtatgtatatgtattcgtaaaaatgtatataaatacatatatagatatgtatataaattataaaatatatagaatatataagtatgtatgtatgtatacatatatataaataagttataaaaatatgtacatgtacaTGTATaggtatatatgtgtatatatattataaaaatatatgtataacgtatatatatataaattataaagtatataaagtGTAGAAGTATGCATATATCaagatatgtatgtatatatataattaaatctaaaatctaaaaatgtataaataagcaaataatgttaataataataataatagcaataataatagtagtaatagtaaaaataaagtaataatatgagtaatgataaaataatagtaaGAGAAGTGATAATAAtgattagaaattaattaatttaataaaaatatcaacaaaaggactaatttgaacttaaaatagaaatttggggcaaatccatgaagaaattaaaagagaaagaCCATTTTGAAGATGCGCATAACATGGAGGGATTGAAAGAGCAATTTTTCCTTTCCCTCAAAACGACGTAGTTCTGGCGTAGACTAAActgaaatagaaaataaactaaaggggcagatttaaaaatataaaaaaattgattgcgAAAACAGTAAAACGCGGAGGGGCTAGAAGTGAAATTTGCCCCTCcgtaaaaacacgcggatcctgcctGGGTCGGGTCGGACGGATCGGGTCAAAGCCAAAACGACGTCCTTTTGGTGCCTGGGCTTGgagctcaaaacgacgtcgttttgaaccTCTATAAAAgctaatatttttgttaaaaaaacatTCTGcctattctttttaaaaaaaacaattgtgAGAGCTTTCTCCGCTCTCTCTCACTCTCTGATCTCCGGTGAAGTTCTGACCGGTCGCCACCGCATCGGCCACCGGTCGTCCGCGACGGTGCCACCATACACGGTGGCCGAAAAGTTTAAAcggtaatttttttttgtatatttgctatatatatgtatatgtatagcttttgaaataaaccaaaaataaagaaatatttcgAAAACTCAAGAAAAAATAACCTTTTCCGATTCAGATTTCCTTTTTCGATCTACTTTGCGTTATTGTTTTTTTGTTTGAATCCCTATTCTTGTATTCAAAAAAAGAGAGCCCCCCTTTTACAAACATCAAGATCGGTCCTCTTCCGATCTTCCCCCCTTTTATTACAAAAGTTTCTATGGCTTTATAGCCattttgacaattttttaatctatatttttGCTTGTCACTTCTCTGCAGGCAAATGGGGTGATGTCACGGTGGCAGGAGCGGCAGGTGGGCAGAAGACCATAGGTGCAGTGCACCTAGGGTTGctgctatttttttcttttctgttctgAAAATGGGCTAGGGTTAGGTAGCTTGGGCCTGTTGGGTTTTGGGTGCTGTTTAGGTTAGGGTAATGGGCCATTTGGGCCTAGGCAAAATTGGGTTGTACAATATTACTTTTAATTGCCAAAACTGTTGCAAAGTAGCCATTCATGAAGTGATGAGCTCATCTGGGAGCTTTACAGTTGCGAGCTCATCTAAAGCTTCGAGCTCAACCTAAGTTGTGAGCACGTGTGAGTTATTAAAGTTTTTAGTGAAACCCCAGTTGAAGTGTAAGCAGGGTTCACATATGCTGACATCGATATTTTGTTTAGTCTGCGTGATTGAGATTACTTGTTAAAGCAAATAGAGTTAGTATTGATTGGATGTTTTTAGGTATTGATTTACCTAATCCATTTGTGTACaagttttatttttacttttcctACAAAAATTTGGTAAGATTAGTTGATTACTTGTAACCACTCCACTTATATATTGTAATCAACtggatgaaaatttaaaaaaaaagcaggTAGAAATTCTATCGAGTATTTTTTTTGTTCTGTTATCTCAACTCTAAaaacaccaacaattggtatcaagagcctaaGTCTTTGATGGCCTTTTGTGTGTGTTCGTTTTTATGAAAGAAGAAGCTGATTGCATTTTGTTAGTGTCACCATGTCATCTGGAAGCTTTATGCCACCTCTACTTCTTATTTTTTCTAGTGAAAACTACCAGATTTGGGTAGTGGAGATGAAGATGTATCTTCAAGCATATGACTTATGGGAAGTGGTTGAGATAGATAGAGAGCCAGCACCATTACGAGCTAATCCAACAATAGTTGAAATCAGACAACATAATGATGAGTCTACTAATAAATACAAGGCTTTATCATGCCTTTAAAATGGTGTGTCAGATGTTATCTTCACAAGGATCATAGCTTGTGAGACACCAAAACAAGATTAAAACAAGCTCAAAGAGGAGTTCCAAGGGACTGAGAAGACAAGGCAACAACAAATTTTGAACTTGAGGAGAAATTTTGTGAACTTGAAGATGAAAGAGACTGGAAGGATCAAGCAATATGCAGACAGGATCATGTCTATTGTCAACAACATATGGCTTCTTGGTGATCAATTCAATGACAGGAGAATTGTTGAGAAAGTTATCACATCATTGCTAGAGAAGTATGAGTCTAAGATCTCATCCTTGGAGGACTCGAGAGACTTAACAACAATCTCTTTGTCAGAGCTCTAAATACTCTGTATGCACAGGAACAAAGAAGAGCAAGCAGAGAAGGAGGAACATTGAAGGTGCTTTCCAAGCAAGAAATAAGAAAAGTCCATGTTCTTCAAGCAATAAAGGCAAGAAGAAATGGAATGAAAGAAAAGACAGACCAAAAAGAGATAGTGAGAAGAAAAAGTATCCACCATGCAGTCATTACAAAAAGACAAGTCCCTCAGAAAATTTTTGTTGGTTTAGACCTGGTGTGCAGTGTAGAAACTGTAAACAATTCGGTCATGTTGAGaaagtttgtaaaaatagaaaGCGACAACAATAGCAGCACACTAATCACACTCAAGCTACTGATGAAAATCAAGCTCAAGAGGAGCTCACATTCACTGCCTCATGCTTCACAACCAACAACCATGTGAAGAAAATTTGGTTGATTGACAGTGGTTGTACGAACCACATGGTTTCAGATGAAAGCATGTTCAAAAGAATTGACAAGTCCTTCAGTTCGAGAATCAGAGTTGgaaatagccaaattattgatgcAGAGGGAAAGGAAGATGTTTAGGTTAACACTCCAACAGGTATAAAAGTTATTACTGATGTTCTCTTTGTACCTAATATTGATCAGAACTTGCTTAGTGTAGGTCAGCTTGTTTAGAaaaattcttttgtttttttatagcAGAATGTGTGTTATATCTGATTCAAATGGTCATGAGCTTATGTTAGTAAAAAGATAGGAGCTTTATTCTAAAATGGAACTTAGTAaccttgaaagcttactctagTTCTACTGATGATTTTGACTTGTGGCACAAAAGATTGGGGCATGTCAATTTCAGGTCATATGATCTTTTGTGTAAGCATGGTTTGGTTGAGAACATGTCTGAAGTTGTTGAATGAACTGTAGTGTATGAAGTATGTCAATTTGGGAAGCAAACAAGACTTCCATTTTCTGTTAACAAGGCATCACGAGCTACTGAGAAGCTACACCTAGTTCACACTGATGTATTAGACTGATGAAGACTGTTTCACTTAGCAATAGCAAGTACTTCATTTTGTTTATTGAGGACTACACTAGATATTGTTGGGTGTATTTTTTGAAGACCAAGTATAAAGTTGTTGAGGTATTTTGGAAGTTTAAAGCTGCTGTTGAGAATCAAGCTTGTTGCAAGGTAGGAATACTTAGGTTAGACAATAGGATTAAGTACACTTCTAAAATGTTTCAAGAGTTTTGTGAAGATGCTGGGATTGAGCATCAATTGCAAACACATACACTCCTCAAAAAATTGGTGTATGTGAAAAAAAGAATAGAATAGTTATGTATATGTTGAGATGTTTGTTGTTCAAGAAGAAGCTACCAAACAAGCTGTGGGCTGAAGCTACAAAAACCTTTGTTTATCTACTCAACAGATAGACAACAAGAGCTGTGAAAGATAAGACACCATTAGAAGGATGGTTTGGGTTCAAAACATCAGTGTCACACCTGAAGATCTTTGGTTGCTTGTGTTATGCACTCATTCCTATTGTTCAGAGAATAAGTTGGAAAGAAGAGCACAACTAGGTATCTTTGTTGGTTATAGCAGTTGCAAGAAAGGGTATAGGATTTTTTATCCCTTTACCAGTAAAGTGTTTGAAAGTAGATATGTTAAGTCTAATGAGGAAGCTTTATAGAATTGGTAAGCTACAAAAGCCGATTTGGTTGAACAAAGCCAAATTGAGTTCAATGTGGGAACTGATGAAGTTCAACACCAAGATGGTCATAGTGTTGATGATCTACCAGTCAGAGGCACCAGGCCTATCTATGATATTTATGAAAGGTGTGATGTTGCTGTGCTAGAGCCTACGAGATATGAAGAGGCAGCAAATGAAAATGGCTGGAAAGAAGCTATGGAAGCTGAGTTAGCCATGATAAAAAAGAATAAGACTTGGGAGCTAGTTGAAAGACCATTTTGCAAGAAGGTTATTGGAGTAAAATGGATTTATAGGACCAAGTTAGATGTTGATGGTTCAGTGAACAAACTTAAAGACAGGCTGGTCACAAATGGTTATAGTCAACAATATGGGGTAGACTATATTGAAACCTTCACATCAGTAGCTAGATTGGACACCATCAAGCTGCTACTGACTATGGTAGCTCAGAAAGGGTGGAATATACATCAGCTTTACGTAAAGTCTACATTCCTCaattatattttgaaagaaaaagttTATGTTGAACAGCCACAGGGAATTGTAGTCGATGGCAAAGAGCATATGGTATGCAAGTTTAAGAAGGTTTTGTATGGCCTTAAACAGGCTCCACGATCCTAGTATGAAATAATTTATATGCACTTGGTGAGGTTGGGATTCGATAGGAGCATCAGTGAACCCACCTTGTATGtgaagaaagaaggaaaagagaCCTCGCTGACAATATCTTTATATGTTGATGACTCGCTGGTAATTGGAGGTTATAAAAGACAATTGATGGAGTTCAAGAATCAGATGTGAGTTGAATTTGAGAAGTCTGATTTAGGAGACATGACTTATTTCCTTGGTTTGGAAGTGTTTCAGTTTGAACGAGGTATCTTTATCAGCCAAAAAAGCTTTGTTTTAAAGATCTTGATCAGGTTTGTATGGAAAACTACAAGCCAGCAAGCACTTTATTACTCAAGGAGAAAAGCTCGCAAGCCAATATGACCTTGAAAAAGTTGATGAAGGAACCTATAGAAGTCTTATAGGATGTTTACTCTATTTAACAACGTCAAGGCCAAATATCATGTTCGTTGTTAGCTTGCTTTCAAGATACATCCATTGTTGCAATGTAATTCACTTTAAAGTTGAGAAGGGGATTCTAAGATATGTCAAAGGGACCCTAAGTTACAAAGTTGAGTATGTGAAAGAAAAGGAGTTGAAGTTGACTGGGTTCATAGACAGTGATTGGGCTGTTTCTGTTGAAGATATAAAGAGCACCTTGGGATCAAGTGTATTCGTTTAGAGCTCAAGGAAGCAAAAGGATGTTGTACAACCAACCACTAAAGCTGAATACATTATTGTAGTAAGTAAAGCACTTTGGCTAAGAAAATTGATGAATGATCTAAATATGAAGGAAGTGGGAGCAACAGAGATATATTGTGACAACCAATCTATTGTTTCAATTGCAAAGAACCTCATCTTTCATGGCAAGACAAAACATTTCAAGATAAAATATCACTTTGTTAGAGAGGTCGAGCAATCAAATGAAGTGAACACAGTTCATTGCAGGTCAGATGTTCAACTTGCTGATATTCTTACAAAACCTCTTAGAAAGATAAGGTTTGAGAAGCTAATACATGATATTGGAGTTCGAAACATTATAGCCAATGAGGAGTGTTGCAAAGTGGCCATTCATGCAGTTGCGAACTTATCTGCGAGCTTTATAGTTGTAAGCTTACCTGAAGCTGCGAGCTCATCCAAAGACGCGAGCTCATCAAAGTTGCGAGCTCGACCTAAGTTGTGAGCACATCAAG
This region includes:
- the LOC107918571 gene encoding UDP-glycosyltransferase 73C3 — encoded protein: MATPTQEEQQLHFVVFPFMAQGHMTPMIDIARLLAQRGVIITIITTPRNAARFKATLDRAMESGLSIRLLEFQFPCAEFGLPEGCESFDMLPSFSLALHFFQAANMLEKPVRKLFPELTPRPTCILSDVLLLYTLDIANQFQIPRIVFQGVCCFLLVCLHNLRISNVLDQVTSETEYFVMPNMPHEVEFTKCQIPQVLHENLKQYSEERKKADLESYGVIVNSFEEMEPEYVKEYKKTREDKVWCIGPVSLCNKEAMDKAQRGNKASVDEQQLLGWLDSQKPGTVIYACLGSISNVTPPQTIQLGLGLEASNRPFIWVIRGSDASNELDKWISEDGFEERTKGRGLVIRGWAPQVLILSHPAIGGFLTHCGWNSTIECISAGVPLITWPLFADQFANEKLAVQILEIGVRVGVEEPMRWGEEEKIGVLVKKEDVKEAIEKLMDEGEEGEERRKRAKGLGEMANKAVEIGGSSHLNITRLIQDIRRRANERKQLST